A window of the Nibribacter ruber genome harbors these coding sequences:
- a CDS encoding SusC/RagA family TonB-linked outer membrane protein: MKKPLLLLLTFLMSWAVAYAQQREIRGKVTGSDDGTGLAGVSVVVKGTTNGTSTDGEGNFRLNVSGDNPVLVFSYLGYLSKEVAVGSQTSVDVTIAPDNKMLKEVVVTALGIERSERSLGYSTQEVQGENLTFTKEQNVLGSLSGKVAGVQVTGSSGASMGGTQKLVIRGVNSINGSSPPLLVVDGTPIANTNFAGDAGADFGNLGQDINPEDIESINVLKGPAASALYGIRGQYGVIMITTKKGAKGAKKVSVQLNSAFAIEKAGNFMPLQNLYGGGSKQTWNQLANGQKYVQLDVDESWGPKMDGTLARQFYSFYPQDADFGKETPFVAHPDNIRDYYETGTNLNNGVTISGGGENTNFRLSFNDTRIQGVEPNTFLKRNNVGVSAGIDINKKLNVSTNLNIATNNAQRPTQGSEFGARYTTQWFQRSVDMNRLKNYKYDDGTFLQWNLRNPTPGSSGEITNFKALYWNNPYFEAYENPTTDSRERLFGDVGMTYQVLPEVKLSGFVRSDMYTQNIESRIGFGGQEAVPAYSTGKYQGRQMNYEFLAQYDKEWGGFSVNANLGANLFNDKYTYLSMATVGGLSAPGFYNIEASIDRPVTASYLREKEIRSLYGMVSLGYKDTYFLDASLRNDNSSALPPKNNSYWYPSLSGSFVFSELIKWNPLSLGKLRVSYAQAGSDLQPYQTTAFYNVGTVYAGTTSVNTLSVPDNLNNPLLEPSFAHSYEAGIDLKFFNNRLGLDLTYYQQKNKNQIIPLRVSGASGYGTATVNAGLIENKGFELSLTGSPLQTERFSWNATFNISRNRSQVVELAEGSDVYNHYSTTYSSTTSYLNSYAGQAFGVLVGQSYQRDAATGKILLGSNGVPLFTAATHNFGSVMPDYTGGFQNSFRVWKFDLSAMIDYQMGGQFFSRSKMLAMRTGQAAETAAMNDRGKNVRDPVAEGGGVRVEGVYGPGVKVNGVDVSGQEAVVYVNPQTLYGTTARRIYDDWLYDASYVKLREVRLGYTLDKAILGKLPFESVGIALISRNVAQLWQKAPKGLDPSELSSGGQSISWYESGQLSTVRSYGVNLNITF; the protein is encoded by the coding sequence GGTGGCGTATGCCCAGCAGCGGGAAATTAGAGGAAAAGTGACCGGCTCAGATGACGGGACAGGCCTGGCAGGCGTGAGCGTGGTGGTGAAAGGCACTACCAACGGCACCTCTACAGACGGTGAAGGAAACTTTAGATTGAATGTCTCTGGTGATAACCCTGTGCTGGTTTTCAGCTACCTGGGCTACCTGAGCAAAGAGGTGGCCGTAGGCAGCCAGACCAGTGTGGACGTGACCATTGCCCCAGACAATAAAATGCTGAAAGAGGTGGTGGTGACGGCCCTGGGCATTGAGCGCAGCGAGCGGTCCTTGGGCTATTCCACCCAAGAGGTGCAGGGCGAAAACCTCACCTTCACCAAAGAGCAAAACGTGCTGGGATCCCTTTCCGGTAAAGTGGCCGGGGTGCAGGTAACCGGTTCTTCTGGAGCCAGCATGGGCGGTACCCAGAAACTGGTGATACGCGGGGTGAACTCTATTAATGGCTCCAGCCCGCCTTTGTTGGTAGTGGATGGAACGCCCATTGCCAATACCAACTTCGCGGGTGACGCCGGCGCCGACTTCGGAAACCTGGGCCAGGACATCAACCCTGAGGATATTGAATCCATTAACGTGCTCAAAGGCCCGGCGGCCTCGGCCTTGTACGGGATACGCGGCCAGTACGGCGTGATCATGATCACTACCAAGAAAGGCGCCAAGGGAGCCAAGAAAGTAAGCGTGCAACTGAACTCGGCGTTCGCCATTGAGAAGGCCGGCAATTTTATGCCCTTACAGAATCTGTATGGCGGCGGGTCTAAGCAAACCTGGAACCAACTGGCCAACGGACAGAAGTATGTGCAATTAGACGTAGATGAAAGCTGGGGACCCAAAATGGACGGCACCCTGGCCCGCCAGTTCTACAGTTTTTACCCGCAGGACGCAGACTTTGGCAAGGAGACGCCTTTTGTGGCGCATCCAGACAATATCAGAGACTATTATGAAACCGGCACCAATCTGAATAATGGCGTAACCATTTCAGGCGGCGGTGAGAACACCAACTTCAGGTTGAGCTTTAATGATACCAGAATACAAGGAGTAGAGCCAAACACCTTCCTCAAGCGAAACAACGTAGGCGTGAGCGCCGGCATAGACATCAACAAGAAATTGAATGTCTCCACCAACCTCAACATTGCCACCAACAATGCCCAGCGTCCAACCCAAGGCTCTGAGTTTGGGGCCCGCTACACCACGCAGTGGTTCCAACGCAGCGTAGACATGAACCGCCTGAAAAACTATAAGTATGACGACGGCACATTCCTGCAGTGGAACTTACGCAACCCTACGCCAGGTTCCAGCGGCGAGATAACCAACTTCAAGGCCCTCTATTGGAACAACCCTTATTTTGAAGCCTATGAAAACCCCACCACCGACAGCCGTGAGCGTTTGTTTGGGGACGTAGGGATGACCTATCAAGTGCTGCCAGAGGTTAAACTGAGCGGATTTGTGCGTTCAGACATGTATACCCAGAACATAGAGTCCAGAATTGGGTTTGGTGGTCAGGAGGCAGTGCCAGCGTATTCTACAGGCAAGTATCAGGGCCGCCAGATGAACTATGAGTTTCTGGCCCAGTATGACAAAGAGTGGGGTGGGTTTTCTGTGAACGCCAACCTGGGAGCCAACTTGTTCAATGACAAGTATACTTATTTGTCTATGGCTACGGTGGGTGGACTTTCGGCCCCGGGCTTCTACAACATTGAGGCCTCTATTGACCGCCCGGTAACTGCTTCTTATTTGCGTGAAAAAGAAATAAGAAGTTTGTATGGCATGGTGTCATTAGGGTACAAAGACACATACTTCCTGGATGCTTCCCTCCGGAACGATAATTCTTCGGCCTTGCCGCCTAAAAACAACTCTTACTGGTATCCATCGTTATCCGGGTCTTTTGTGTTCAGCGAACTGATTAAGTGGAACCCGCTTTCTTTGGGTAAACTTAGGGTAAGCTACGCGCAGGCAGGGTCAGACTTGCAGCCTTACCAAACCACTGCATTCTACAACGTGGGCACCGTATACGCAGGTACCACCAGCGTGAATACGCTTTCAGTGCCAGACAACCTCAATAACCCATTGCTTGAACCTTCCTTCGCGCATTCATATGAGGCAGGCATAGACCTTAAATTCTTCAATAACCGCTTGGGTCTAGACCTGACCTATTACCAGCAGAAAAACAAGAACCAGATCATTCCGCTGCGGGTGTCTGGCGCCAGCGGTTACGGCACGGCTACCGTGAATGCCGGTTTAATTGAGAACAAAGGCTTTGAACTATCTTTAACAGGAAGCCCGCTTCAAACCGAGAGATTCTCCTGGAATGCTACTTTCAACATTTCCAGAAACAGAAGCCAGGTAGTAGAATTAGCAGAAGGCAGTGACGTATACAACCACTATTCTACCACGTACTCTTCCACTACCAGCTACCTGAACTCTTATGCCGGCCAGGCTTTTGGAGTATTGGTGGGTCAGTCTTACCAACGCGATGCCGCCACGGGTAAAATATTGCTAGGGTCAAACGGTGTGCCGTTGTTCACGGCGGCCACGCACAACTTCGGGAGCGTGATGCCAGACTATACCGGCGGGTTCCAAAACTCGTTCAGGGTCTGGAAGTTTGACCTCTCTGCCATGATTGACTACCAGATGGGAGGCCAGTTCTTCAGCAGGTCAAAAATGCTGGCTATGAGAACCGGACAGGCCGCTGAGACTGCTGCCATGAATGACCGCGGTAAAAACGTGCGTGACCCAGTGGCAGAAGGCGGCGGGGTACGCGTTGAAGGCGTGTATGGCCCTGGCGTGAAAGTGAACGGCGTAGATGTAAGCGGTCAGGAAGCGGTAGTCTATGTGAACCCGCAGACGCTGTACGGCACCACCGCCAGAAGAATCTATGATGACTGGTTGTATGACGCTTCTTACGTGAAGCTGAGAGAGGTTCGTCTGGGCTACACTTTAGACAAAGCCATATTGGGCAAGCTGCCATTTGAGTCAGTAGGCATCGCGTTGATTTCGCGTAACGTGGCGCAGCTCTGGCAGAAGGCCCCTAAAGGCTTAGATCCGTCAGAACTATCCAGCGGAGGCCAGTCCATCAGCTGGTATGAGTCTGGGCAGTTGAGCACCGTGCGTTCTTACGGGGTAAACCTTAACATCACCTTTTAA
- a CDS encoding SusD/RagB family nutrient-binding outer membrane lipoprotein, whose translation MKKLYILLLSGVLLGGCNNFDDDINITPNAPSASSGMQLLANAMLSLPGLGSSPQGEFMAQYLAETQYPTASLYPTGGTSFYGLYQGPLMNIEETLKSQDLNTLQGPIANQLAVAKILKAYYFWHITDRWGDVPYSQALQGNANFTPAYDTQESIYNSLFVLLKEANDQIVPGNVTNDIIYNGDMTKWKKLGNTIRLLMALRLSNVNPTKGKAEFNAALTDGIMTSNADSFVFKHLLDANNQNYWYGEVSRGREWWALTQTLVDYMKPVEDPRLLVYGQPTKTTKEYVGLPFGTTAGMPNTSSYSLLGTAIFAQNAPVYLVTYAQALFAKAEAAKLGWIDGGDAEAKINYDLAVQNSILQWTGSTNGASALLAQPGIAYDPANALQQIGNQRYVHLFMNGYEAWAEWRRTGYPNNLVPSGGNAVPTRNMYPSDEAFLNAANYNAAVQRLNGGDTLYGKVWWDKD comes from the coding sequence ATGAAGAAGTTATATATTTTACTCCTGTCGGGTGTACTGCTGGGGGGGTGCAATAATTTTGACGACGATATTAACATTACCCCGAACGCGCCAAGTGCGTCTTCAGGGATGCAGCTGCTGGCCAACGCCATGCTCTCGCTGCCAGGGCTGGGTTCTTCGCCGCAGGGTGAATTCATGGCGCAGTACCTAGCGGAGACCCAATACCCTACGGCCTCTCTTTATCCTACCGGCGGCACCAGCTTTTATGGGTTGTACCAAGGGCCGTTGATGAACATAGAGGAGACGCTCAAGTCGCAGGACCTGAATACTTTGCAAGGACCTATCGCTAACCAACTGGCGGTGGCCAAAATCTTGAAAGCCTATTACTTCTGGCATATCACAGACCGCTGGGGAGACGTTCCTTACTCCCAGGCCTTGCAGGGGAACGCTAATTTCACGCCCGCCTATGATACGCAGGAGTCTATCTACAACAGCCTGTTTGTATTGCTGAAAGAGGCCAACGACCAGATAGTGCCTGGCAACGTGACCAATGACATCATCTACAACGGTGACATGACCAAGTGGAAGAAGCTGGGCAACACCATCAGATTACTGATGGCGCTGCGCCTTTCCAACGTGAACCCTACCAAAGGCAAGGCAGAATTCAACGCAGCTCTTACCGATGGCATCATGACCAGCAACGCCGATAGCTTTGTGTTTAAACACCTCCTGGACGCCAACAACCAGAACTACTGGTACGGTGAAGTGAGCAGGGGCCGCGAATGGTGGGCCTTAACCCAAACGCTGGTAGATTACATGAAGCCGGTAGAGGATCCGCGCCTGCTCGTGTATGGCCAACCCACCAAAACCACCAAAGAATACGTGGGTCTGCCCTTCGGGACTACGGCGGGTATGCCGAACACGTCCTCTTACTCCCTGTTAGGGACGGCCATCTTCGCGCAGAATGCCCCGGTCTATCTGGTGACCTATGCCCAGGCCCTGTTTGCCAAGGCCGAGGCCGCTAAATTAGGTTGGATTGATGGCGGTGACGCAGAGGCTAAAATCAACTATGACCTGGCGGTGCAGAACTCCATCCTGCAATGGACCGGAAGCACCAACGGAGCCAGTGCCTTGCTGGCCCAGCCCGGCATTGCCTATGACCCCGCCAATGCCCTGCAGCAGATTGGCAACCAGCGCTACGTGCACCTGTTCATGAACGGGTATGAAGCCTGGGCAGAATGGAGAAGGACCGGTTACCCTAACAACCTGGTCCCTTCGGGTGGGAATGCGGTCCCTACCCGCAATATGTACCCCTCAGATGAAGCCTTCCTGAACGCAGCAAACTACAATGCAGCCGTGCAAAGATTAAACGGCGGAGATACGCTGTACGGAAAAGTATGGTGGGACAAAGACTAG
- a CDS encoding SRPBCC domain-containing protein, which yields MKEFKKYFIVPASPEEVYEALTNPTVLETWTGDAVEMSTTPGSEFSLWEGSIVGKNLEFEENRKIVQQWYFGEQEEPSIVTIKTHAHKQGTSLEVKQTNIPDEDYDDLVEGWEESYVGNLISFFEG from the coding sequence ATGAAAGAATTCAAGAAATATTTTATCGTGCCTGCCTCGCCAGAGGAAGTGTATGAAGCCCTCACCAACCCCACCGTCTTAGAAACCTGGACCGGCGATGCCGTAGAAATGTCCACCACGCCCGGCTCAGAATTCTCGCTTTGGGAAGGAAGCATTGTAGGCAAAAACCTGGAGTTTGAAGAAAACCGCAAGATTGTGCAACAGTGGTATTTTGGGGAGCAGGAAGAACCTTCCATTGTCACCATCAAAACCCACGCCCATAAACAGGGCACCTCTCTGGAAGTAAAGCAAACCAACATTCCAGATGAAGACTATGATGATTTGGTGGAAGGCTGGGAGGAAAGCTACGTAGGTAACCTCATTTCTTTCTTTGAAGGGTAA
- a CDS encoding S9 family peptidase, translating into MKTLYFLAAFLLAGLGLQAQSTGQQAKGNYQLAAKFSPKKLEKIIFSTNLDPHWLKKTDQFWYQYETTGGKNWYVVDPATKSKRAIFDLDKLAAAITVIVKDPFDAQHLPIENLKFTEDEKSVQFEVKSSVDVVKKDRLDKKAADSLEKKTHYFQYNLGTRQLTELKDYEKPKRKPMWASISPDQKFIIFAKNFNLYWMDKANYEKALKNEKDSTIVEHQLTKDGVEFYSYGGDGNGETNVEQEKNKKNRKPTFVLWSPDSKYFMLTRTDSRKVKDLWVIHNTATGRPALETYKYQMPGEKEAPIREMVLFNFAEKTHKKINTAAFKDQELSVWPAPAKQSSRDDEFRPNVWHGTANKVYFTRTSRDLKKIDVCVLDIPSGTVKPLIEERFNTYVEVSRIGLVNGGNEMIHWSERDGWGHFYLYDGNGKLKNQITSGPFHTEELVAIDEKARVLYFSANGREAKEDPYFMHLYRINFDGSGLKLLNKGDFDHNMSLSDSRRYFVDNFSRVNTVPAAALYDNNGKKVMDLEKADFSRLMTTGYKFPEPFKVKADDGITDLYGVMYKPYDFDSTKQYPIIQYIYPGPQTEAVNKAFSRGMDRVDRLAQMGFIVITVGNRGGHPARSKWYHTYGYGNLRDYGLADKKAAVEQLADRYSFIDINRVGITGHSGGGFMSTAAMLVYPDFFKVAVSGAGNHENNIYNRWWSEKHHGVKEVITAKGDTTFQYSIDKNPDLAKNLKGRLLLTHGDVDNNVHPANTIRMANALMKANKRFDFVMMPGQRHGYGDMTEYSFWMTADYFTKYLLGDFSQPVDITEINRDQEQNNKSNAGARRATPEEEE; encoded by the coding sequence ATGAAAACCCTTTATTTCCTGGCGGCCTTTCTATTGGCTGGCCTGGGGTTACAGGCCCAATCTACTGGGCAACAGGCCAAAGGCAATTATCAGCTGGCGGCCAAGTTCTCCCCGAAAAAACTAGAGAAAATCATCTTCTCCACCAACCTGGACCCGCACTGGCTCAAAAAGACGGACCAGTTCTGGTACCAGTATGAGACCACCGGCGGCAAGAACTGGTATGTGGTAGACCCGGCCACCAAAAGCAAGCGCGCCATCTTTGATTTAGATAAACTGGCCGCCGCCATCACGGTGATTGTAAAAGACCCGTTTGACGCCCAGCATTTGCCTATTGAAAACCTTAAGTTCACTGAGGATGAGAAAAGCGTACAGTTTGAGGTGAAGAGTTCTGTGGATGTGGTGAAGAAAGACCGCCTAGACAAAAAGGCCGCCGATTCCCTGGAGAAGAAAACGCACTACTTCCAGTACAACCTTGGTACTCGTCAGCTGACTGAACTGAAGGATTATGAGAAGCCGAAGCGCAAGCCTATGTGGGCCTCCATCTCACCGGACCAAAAGTTCATCATCTTCGCGAAGAACTTCAACCTATACTGGATGGACAAGGCCAACTATGAGAAGGCCTTGAAGAACGAGAAGGACTCTACCATTGTAGAGCACCAACTTACCAAAGACGGCGTGGAGTTCTACAGCTACGGCGGCGATGGCAACGGCGAGACCAACGTAGAGCAGGAGAAAAACAAGAAAAACCGCAAGCCTACATTTGTGCTGTGGTCTCCGGACTCAAAATACTTCATGCTCACGCGCACAGATTCGCGCAAGGTGAAAGACCTGTGGGTGATTCATAACACGGCTACGGGCCGTCCGGCACTGGAAACATACAAGTACCAGATGCCTGGTGAGAAGGAAGCGCCCATCAGAGAAATGGTGTTGTTCAACTTCGCAGAAAAGACGCATAAAAAAATCAACACCGCCGCTTTCAAAGATCAGGAATTGTCTGTGTGGCCAGCCCCGGCCAAGCAAAGCTCACGTGACGATGAGTTCAGACCTAACGTATGGCACGGCACCGCTAACAAGGTGTACTTCACCCGCACCAGCCGCGACCTGAAGAAGATTGACGTTTGCGTGTTGGACATTCCGTCTGGCACCGTGAAGCCTTTGATTGAAGAGCGTTTCAATACCTATGTAGAAGTATCTAGAATTGGCTTAGTGAATGGTGGCAATGAGATGATCCATTGGTCTGAGCGCGACGGCTGGGGCCATTTCTACCTGTATGACGGCAACGGCAAGCTCAAGAACCAAATCACCTCAGGCCCTTTCCACACCGAGGAACTGGTAGCCATTGACGAGAAAGCCCGAGTGCTGTATTTCTCGGCCAACGGCCGCGAAGCCAAGGAAGACCCGTACTTCATGCACTTGTACCGCATCAACTTCGACGGTTCTGGCCTAAAATTGTTGAACAAAGGCGATTTTGACCACAACATGAGCCTAAGCGACAGCCGCCGTTATTTCGTGGACAATTTCTCTAGAGTGAACACCGTGCCCGCCGCCGCTTTGTATGACAACAACGGCAAGAAAGTGATGGATCTGGAGAAGGCTGACTTCTCACGTTTGATGACCACGGGCTACAAATTCCCGGAGCCGTTCAAAGTAAAGGCAGACGATGGCATCACAGATTTGTATGGCGTTATGTACAAGCCCTATGACTTTGACTCTACCAAACAATACCCTATCATTCAGTACATCTACCCAGGTCCGCAGACCGAAGCCGTGAACAAGGCCTTCAGCCGTGGCATGGACCGTGTAGACCGTTTGGCGCAGATGGGCTTCATTGTGATTACCGTAGGTAACCGCGGCGGCCACCCGGCCCGTTCTAAGTGGTACCACACGTATGGCTACGGCAACCTGCGCGACTACGGCTTGGCAGATAAGAAAGCCGCCGTAGAGCAACTGGCCGACCGCTATAGCTTCATTGACATCAACCGGGTGGGCATTACCGGTCACTCGGGTGGTGGCTTTATGTCAACAGCCGCTATGCTGGTGTACCCAGACTTCTTTAAAGTAGCTGTTTCTGGTGCAGGTAACCATGAAAACAACATCTACAACCGCTGGTGGTCTGAGAAGCACCACGGCGTGAAGGAAGTGATTACTGCCAAAGGAGACACCACCTTCCAGTATTCCATTGACAAAAACCCAGACCTGGCCAAAAACCTGAAGGGCCGCTTGTTGTTAACCCACGGCGACGTAGACAACAACGTGCACCCGGCCAACACTATCAGAATGGCCAACGCTTTGATGAAAGCCAACAAGCGTTTTGACTTTGTCATGATGCCCGGCCAACGCCACGGCTACGGAGACATGACCGAATATTCTTTCTGGATGACCGCTGATTATTTCACCAAGTACCTGCTGGGTGACTTCTCCCAACCCGTAGACATCACGGAGATTAACCGAGACCAGGAGCAGAATAACAAGAGCAATGCCGGCGCGCGCAGAGCCACGCCAGAAGAAGAGGAATAG
- the mnmD gene encoding tRNA (5-methylaminomethyl-2-thiouridine)(34)-methyltransferase MnmD, with product MALEVRQTKDGSTTLFVPELNEHYHSVHGALQEGLHVFIKMGLEDALTRSTSVRILEVGFGTGLNALLTLQHVLATKAEVVYDTLEKYPLPMDVVNQLGFDKFILNPELLDFFQPLHTAPWEQPVVITPQFTLRKLETDLEAFAPASESYDLVYFDAFAPEKQPHLWTDAIFQKMYDALAPGGTLVTYCAKGSFKRSLKAAGFKVEALPGPPGKREMTRGVKPTE from the coding sequence ATGGCATTAGAGGTAAGACAAACCAAGGACGGCTCCACTACTTTATTTGTACCAGAGTTGAATGAGCATTACCATTCAGTGCATGGGGCCTTGCAGGAAGGTTTACACGTGTTCATCAAGATGGGTTTGGAGGATGCCTTGACCCGGTCTACCTCTGTCCGCATTCTGGAAGTAGGATTTGGGACAGGACTGAATGCCTTACTTACTCTGCAGCATGTTTTAGCGACTAAGGCAGAAGTGGTGTATGACACGCTTGAGAAATATCCTTTGCCTATGGACGTGGTAAATCAACTGGGTTTTGACAAATTCATCCTCAACCCAGAACTGCTGGACTTCTTTCAGCCGTTGCACACCGCCCCTTGGGAACAACCCGTGGTTATCACTCCTCAATTCACACTGCGCAAACTGGAGACTGACCTAGAAGCGTTTGCGCCAGCGTCAGAGAGTTATGATTTGGTGTACTTTGACGCCTTCGCCCCAGAGAAACAGCCGCATCTTTGGACGGACGCCATCTTCCAGAAGATGTATGATGCCTTGGCACCGGGCGGAACATTGGTGACCTATTGCGCCAAAGGAAGTTTCAAAAGAAGCCTGAAAGCGGCTGGTTTTAAAGTAGAAGCTTTACCGGGCCCTCCGGGTAAGCGCGAGATGACGCGCGGGGTAAAACCAACAGAGTAA
- a CDS encoding VOC family protein — MAAGIHHLEFWVSDLSRSLPFYQGLFNLLGWTQLNHFSFATASCDFYLVEKPGLSKEPTAGVRHVCFNADDAKTVHAVGTYLREAGAHVIRGPLEMDYSEGYLTVDFRDPDGNVLEVAYAPNHAFAAAGQ; from the coding sequence ATGGCCGCTGGCATTCATCACCTGGAATTCTGGGTTTCTGACCTTTCGCGTTCCCTTCCTTTTTACCAAGGCTTGTTCAACCTCCTTGGTTGGACCCAACTCAACCATTTCTCCTTCGCCACCGCCTCCTGTGATTTTTACCTGGTAGAAAAGCCCGGTTTGTCAAAAGAGCCTACGGCAGGGGTGCGCCACGTCTGCTTTAATGCTGATGACGCAAAAACCGTGCACGCAGTGGGTACGTATCTGCGCGAGGCAGGCGCCCACGTCATCAGAGGGCCGTTGGAAATGGACTATTCAGAAGGCTACCTCACCGTTGACTTCAGAGACCCAGACGGAAACGTGCTGGAAGTGGCCTATGCACCCAACCATGCCTTCGCGGCAGCCGGGCAGTAA
- a CDS encoding YihY/virulence factor BrkB family protein translates to MAKYTFKDIFSLVKESAGQFMENNSLRLAAALAYNTIFSLPPLLYIVIATAGYFFGEKAVSGQLYEQLDEFIGPDAALQLEEALKSVKVEGGSAVATWIGIATLIFASTTIFVTLQESLNNVWNLKTKPKNGMLKLAMDRILSFGMILSVSFLLLVSLVISAMLGVLTEYLQRLLPGIAVFFIYLLDFVVSMGFITLLFALIYKYLPDAIIRWKDVWVGAMVTALLFLLGKYLIGWYIGQSDMGSTYGAAGSIVILLTWVYYSSLIVFFGAEVTQQYAEKFGQPVIPNHNSVRIEVREVPYADSDEAKSGRPPAQGRFRS, encoded by the coding sequence ATGGCCAAATATACATTCAAAGACATCTTCTCGTTGGTGAAGGAATCTGCCGGTCAGTTCATGGAAAACAATTCCTTGCGGTTGGCCGCCGCCCTGGCATACAACACCATTTTCTCTTTGCCGCCCTTGCTGTACATTGTCATTGCCACGGCAGGTTACTTTTTTGGGGAGAAGGCCGTGAGCGGGCAGCTGTATGAACAACTAGACGAGTTCATTGGCCCAGACGCGGCGCTGCAGCTAGAGGAAGCCTTGAAAAGCGTGAAAGTGGAGGGCGGCAGCGCGGTAGCCACCTGGATTGGGATTGCCACCTTGATCTTCGCCTCCACCACCATCTTTGTCACGCTGCAAGAGTCCTTGAACAACGTCTGGAACCTGAAGACCAAACCTAAGAACGGCATGCTCAAGCTGGCCATGGACCGGATACTGTCCTTTGGGATGATATTGAGCGTGTCCTTTCTGCTGCTGGTGAGTTTGGTGATCAGTGCCATGCTGGGCGTGCTCACAGAATACCTGCAGCGCCTGCTGCCGGGCATTGCGGTCTTCTTCATCTACCTGCTAGACTTTGTGGTCTCCATGGGCTTTATCACGCTGCTGTTTGCGCTTATCTATAAATACCTGCCAGATGCCATCATCCGGTGGAAAGATGTCTGGGTGGGTGCCATGGTCACGGCGCTTCTCTTCTTGCTGGGCAAATACCTCATTGGCTGGTACATTGGCCAAAGCGACATGGGCAGTACGTACGGGGCCGCCGGTTCAATTGTCATCCTGCTCACGTGGGTGTACTACTCTTCCTTGATTGTGTTTTTTGGCGCCGAGGTGACCCAGCAGTACGCTGAAAAATTTGGCCAGCCGGTAATCCCCAACCACAATTCTGTGCGCATAGAAGTGCGCGAGGTACCGTACGCAGACTCAGACGAAGCCAAGTCTGGCAGGCCGCCTGCGCAGGGCAGGTTCAGGAGTTAA